Proteins found in one Orcinus orca chromosome 11, mOrcOrc1.1, whole genome shotgun sequence genomic segment:
- the ZBED4 gene encoding zinc finger BED domain-containing protein 4 has protein sequence MENHQETRPEAGGDFVSDQIHFKIEEEDDDHIADHSLERMDFRNEQNRKRAGSGDERAEGREASCGCQPPGRRVSPDPEDDYGALLSQYNSTLYSVAMEAVTQSLLSGRGISSRKKSPAWKHFFISPRDSTKAICTYCMKEFSRGKNEKDLSTSCLMRHVRRAHPTVLVEENGSAPAPAPLPAPLPRLPPPPTDAGDPGTVLSPGKLVPRTASKSPSPHQVTEELGSVVSSEEAPSDVSVSERYSRDEALAGPPPQPPSLHCDEPAENGAEKNLPLPRSASGSRRRSAVWKHFYLSPLDNSKAVCIHCMNEFSRGKNGKDLGTSCLIRHMWRAHRSIVLRENGGGAGVPPPYSAPPTLLPTPPPPDGEPSPTSSSPGKPVQDSTSAPSSPDRLAEDPPAHWNLGDTQVEDAWALSSSSDVGEASWASSPEKQPGDTPSPRPLESGAVFQQNKKVMRRLKSEVWHHFSLAPTDSLKAVCRHCGCVISRGKKGDVGTSCLMRHLYRRHPEVVGNQKGFLGASLANSPYATLASAETSSSRLTDLPTMVTKNNQVMFPVNSKKTSKLWNHFSICSADPTKVVCLHCGRTISRGKKPTNLGTSCLLRHLQRFHGGVLKPDAPRTAPPSPPGARGPLSSESAGASSCDDTSEKFYDSHPVAKKITSLIAEMIALDLQPYSFVDNVGFNRLLGYLKPQYSLPPPSYFSRTAIPGMYDNVKHIIMSHLQEAESGVVHFTSGIWMSSQTREYLTLTAHWVTFESSARPHREDHHCSALLDVSQVDCDYSGGSVQKQLECWWEAWVTSTGLQVGITVTDSPSIGKALNEGARSSVQCFSHTVSLIVSEAIKSQRMVQNLLSTARKICERVHRSPRAKAKLAELQKEYELPPHHLLQDVPSKWNTSFHMLERLIEQKRAVNELSVECNFRELISCDQWEVMQSVCRALKPFDAARREMSTHESTLSQVIPMIHILNRRVEMLFEETMGIDTMLKSLREAMVSRLSATLHDPRYVLATLLDPRYKASLFSEEEAEQYKQDLIRELETLNSTSEPTPVSNGCDPGSPPRDCAGEESLWSLMAKMKKTEPRGRTKVPEDMVLAYLEEEVLEHSCDPLAYWNLKRAAWPGLSTLAVRFLGCPPSIVPSERLFSTPTENGSFGQSRLTMEHFEKLIFLKVNLPLICFQY, from the coding sequence ATGGAGAATCACCAGGAGACGCGTCCCGAAGCGGGTGGGGATTTTGTTTCtgatcaaatacattttaaaatagaagaggaagatgACGATCACATCGCTGATCACAGTTTGGAAAGAATGGACTTTAGAAATGAGCAGAACAGGAAACGGGCTGGCAGCGGGGATGAAcgggcagagggcagagaggcGAGCTGTGGCTGCCAGCCCCCAGGGAGGCGCGTCTCTCCTGACCCCGAGGACGACTACGGGGCCCTATTGTCACAGTATAACAGCACCCTGTACAGCGTGGCCATGGAGGCCGTGACGCAGAGCCTGCTCTCCGGCCGCGGCATCAGCTCCAGGAAGAAGTCCCCGGCTTGGAAGCATTTTTTCATCTCACCCCGGGATAGCACGAAGGCCATCTGTACGTACTGCATGAAGGAGTTCAGCAGGGGCAAGAACGAGAAGGACCTGAGCACCAGCTGTCTGATGCGGCACGTGAGGCGGGCGCACCCCACCGTTCTTGTGGAGGAAAACGGCAGCGCGCCGGCCCcggcccccctccctgcccctctgccgCGGCTCCCGCCGCCGCCCACTGATGCCGGAGACCCGGGCACCGTCCTGTCACCTGGCAAACTCGTCCCCAGAACGGCCTCTAAGAGCCCGTCTCCCCATCAGGTGACAGAGGAACTTGGCTCTGTGGTTTCTTCCGAAGAGGCCCCCTCCGACGTGTCAGTCTCTGAGAGGTACAGCAGGGATGAAGCCCTGGCGGGGccgcctccccagccccccagcctccACTGCGACGAGCCTGCAGAGAACGGGGCTGAGAAAAACCTCCCCCTGCCCAGGAGCGCATCCGGGTCCAGGAGGAGGTCTGCCGTCTGGAAGCACTTCTACCTGTCGCCCCTGGACAACTCCAAGGCCGTGTGCATCCACTGCATGAACGAGTTCAGCCGGGGGAAGAACGGGAAGGACCTGGGCACCAGCTGCCTCATCAGGCACATGTGGCGGGCACACCGCTCCATCGTGCTTCGGGAAAACGGCGGGGGCGCTGGCGTGCCGCCCCCCTACTCTGCACCCCCAACCCTGCTGCCCACCCCGCCGCCGCCTGACGGAGAGCCCAGCCCCACGTCCTCGTCTCCGGGGAAGCCGGTGCAGGACTCCACCTCTGCGCCCTCCTCCCCCGACCGGCTGGCGGAAGACCCGCCAGCACACTGGAACCTCGGAGACACGCAGGTGGAAGACGCGTGGGCGTTGTCCTCCTCCTCTGACGTGGGTGAGGCCTCATGGGCATCCTCTCCCGAGAAGCAGCCGGGCGACACGCCCAGCCCTCGCCCACTCGAATCCGGTGCCGTGTTCCAGCAGAACAAGAAGGTCATGAGGAGGCTGAAGTCGGAAGTCTGGCATCACTTCTCGCTGGCCCCCACGGACAGCCTCAAGGCTGTGTGCAGGCACTGTGGCTGTGTCATCAGCCGGGGCAAGAAGGGTGACGTGGGCACGAGCTGTTTGATGCGGCATCTCTACAGGCGCCACCCGGAGGTCGTTGGGAACCAGAAGGGCTTTCTGGGGGCCAGCCTGGCGAATTCGCCATACGCCACCTTGGCTTCTGCAGAAACTTCCTCCTCCAGATTAACTGACCTGCCGACCATGGTCACAAAAAACAATCAAGTTATGTTTCCCGTCAACAGCAAAAAGACCTCCAAGTTGTGGAATCACTTTTCTATCTGCTCTGCAGACCCCACGAAGGTCGTGTGCTTGCACTGTGGCCGGACGATCAGCAGAGGCAAGAAGCCGACCAACCTGGGCACCAGCTGTCTCCTGAGGCACCTGCAGAGGTTCCACGGCGGCGTGCTGAAGCCCGACGCCCCCAGGACGGCGCCACCCTCCCCTCCTGGTGCCCGTGGGCCCCTGAGCTCAGAGTCGGCAGGCGCCTCCTCCTGCGATGACACCAGCGAGAAGTTTTATGATTCGCATCCAGTTGCCAAAAAAATAACAAGTCTCATTGCTGAAATGATCGCACTTGACCTCCAGCCGTACTCGTTTGTGGACAACGTTGGCTTCAACAGGCTGCTCGGATACTTGAAACCTCAGTACTCTCTGCCCCCTCCATCCTACTTCTCCAGGACGGCCATCCCAGGTATGTACGACAATGTGAAACACATCATCATGTCACATCTCCAGGAAGCCGAGAGCGGTGTGGTCCACTTCACGTCTGGAATATGGATGAGCAGCCAGACCCGGGAGTACCTGACCCTCACCGCCCACTGGGTCACCTTTGAGTCGTCGGCCCGACCGCACCGCGAGGACCACCACTGCTCGGCGCTGCTGGACGTGTCGCAGGTCGACTGCGACTACAGCGGCGGCAGCGTCCAGAAGCAGCTGGAGTGCTGGTGGGAGGCCTGGGTGACGTCCACTGGCCTGCAGGTGGGCATCACAGTCACCGACAGCCCCAGCATAGGGAAGGCGCTGAACGAGGGGGCCCGCTCGAGCGTGCAGTGCTTCAGTCACACGGTCAGCCTCATCGTCAGCGAGGCCATCAAGAGCCAGAGGATGGTCCAGAACCTACTCAGCACCGCACGGAAAATATGCGAACGGGTCCACCGGTCGCCCCGGGCAAAAGCGAAGCTGGCAGAGCTGCAGAAGGAGTACGAGCTGCCgccccaccacctcctccaggacgTCCCGTCCAAGTGGAACACGTCGTTTCACATGCTGGAGCGGCTTATCGAGCAGAAGAGGGCGGTGAACGAGCTGTCTGTCGAGTGTAACTTCCGGGAGCTCATCAGCTGCGACCAGTGGGAGGTGATGCAGTCCGTGTGCCGTGCGCTGAAGCCCTTCGACGCCGCCAGGCGGGAGATGAGCACCCACGAGTCCACGCTCAGCCAGGTCATCCCCATGATCCACATCCTCAACAGGAGGGTGGAGATGCTGTTCGAGGAGACCATGGGCATCGACACCATGCTCAAGTCCCTCAGGGAGGCCATGGTGAGCCGCCTGTCCGCCACCCTCCACGACCCCAGGTACGTGCTGGCCACCCTGCTGGACCCGCGCTACAAAGCCTCCCTCTTCTCCGAGGAGGAGGCGGAGCAGTACAAGCAGGActtgatcagggaactagaaaCGCTGAATTCTACCTCAGAGCCCACGCCCGTCTCCAACGGATGCGACCCGGGCTCCCCACCGCGAGACTGTGCCGGCGAGGAGAGCCTGTGGTCACTCATGGCCAAGATGAAGAAGACCGAGCCCAGAGGGAGGACGAAGGTCCCGGAGGACATGGTGCTTGCGTACCTGGAGGAGGAGGTGTTGGAGCACAGCTGTGACCCGCTCGCCTACTGGAACCTGAAGAGGGCGGCCTGGCCGGGCCTCTCCACCTTGGCTGTGCGGTTTCTGGGCTGCCCCCCGAGCATCGTTCCCTCCGAGAGGCTGTTCAGCACACCCACTGAGAACGGCAGCTTTGGCCAGTCCCGGCTCACGATGGAGCATTTCGAGaaacttatttttctgaaagtGAATCTTCCCTTAATATGCTTCCAGTATTGA